From the genome of Lutra lutra chromosome 8, mLutLut1.2, whole genome shotgun sequence:
ACCCCTGTGATCACATTGGGGCCACCCAGTGATCCAGgatcatccccccaccccagccctcaccTAATCCCTCTTGCAGAGTCTGTGTAAGGTTCTGTGTATTAGCACGTGATGGCTTGGGTAACCCTGTGTGGACGTCTTTTAGGGCCTTGGAGTTTGAAAAGGGTCTGCACCTCTCAGCGGCGGGGGGGACATGAACCCAGTCTGGGGCTAGGATCCCACCAGCCAAAGCCTGTAGGAGGGCCACTGACCCCTGGCCTCTGCGGTGAGAGGGGCTCCGGCTGGCCTGACGGCAGCGTGGCCAGGCTTTTGGGGCCGTGAACATGGGGGCCGGTGCGGCAGAGGGACAGCTCCAAGCCTGCCAAGTGTTACCCTTTGGAGAAGTGTTCAAAGCCCAGCATAGCTCCAGACACGTTCTCTGGCTCTTGCTTTGTGCTCATCGTCGTCTGGAAAGTTCAGTGACAGCCCTTTTTCCTGCAACTTGGAAGGTCTCCACCGTTCCTGGTGTTGACCCTGCTGTCCTGGGGAGGGCTTCCTGTCCGAGTCCAGGTCACCATCTAGGCCCACCCAGCAcccaggactcctgggtctgCTCTTCTCCAGGACAGTGGGTCTGGGAGAGACACCCCATACCCCTCAAGGGCAGGCAGGACCCACTTTTGCGCCACCGTAACTGCCTCTGGCCAGGTAGGGACTGACCAGGCCTTCCACCCTCCTGAAGACAGAGCCCCCCGGCAGAGCAGCCCCAGGGCGGGTAGGTGTGTGGAGTGGCCTGGCCCGGCGGCCTCCCCTGTGGGACTGGGTGTCCCCCACATGCACGCAGACTGTACACATGGAGAGAGGGACTCCAGGCTTGCAGTGCAGGTCAGTCCCTGGGGGGCTGCACCCCCACCCTGTGCCCCGGCCAGCCGCTGTATGTGCGGGGGTCTCCAGGGTGAGACCCCACACCCAGCCACCACAGTCAGTCATACAGAGGACCGTGCATCTCCTGGGACCCGGGCGTTTCTGCTGGGGGAACAGCCGTCCCTGGTGTGTCTGGTgcgtcccccccgccccctccccagcgcCCCAGTGCCCCAGCCCGAGTGTCCTCTCTGCCCTCAGAGGAGCCCATTTACTGCTACACGCCGCACAACTTCACTCGCGACCAGGCGCTGTATGCTCGCGGCTACTGCTGGACGGAGCTGCGGGACGCACTGCCCGGCGTGGACGCCAGCCTGTGGCCGTCACTGTTTGAGCACAAGCTGCTGCCCTACTCGCTGCTGGCCTTCGCGGCCATCATGTATGTGCCGGCGCTGGGCTGGGAGTTCCTGGCCTCCACCCGCCTCACCTCCGAGCTCAACTTCCTGCTGCAGGAGATCGACAACTGCTACCACCGTGCCGCTGAGGGCCGTGCCCCCAAGATCGAAAAGCAGATCCAGTCCAAGGGGCCTGGCATCACGGAGCGCGAGCGGCGCGAGATCATCGAGAACGCCGAGAAGGAGAAGAGCCCCGAGCAGAACCTGTTCGAGAAGTACCTGGAGCGCCGCGGCCGCAGCAACTTTCTGGCCAAGCTGTACCTGGCGCGGCACCTGCTCATCCTGCTGCTCAGCGTGGCGCCCATCTCCTACCTGTGCACCTACTACGCCACCCAGAAGCAGAACGAGTTCACGTGCGCGCTGGGCGCGTCCCCCGACGGGCCGGCGGGCGGGGGCCCCGCGGTGCGCGTCAACTGCAAGCTGCCGTCGGTGCAGCTGCAGCGCATCGTGGCGGGCGTGGACATCGTGCTGCTGTGCGCCATGAACCTCATCATCCTCGTCAACCTCATCCACCTGTTCATCTTCCGCAAGAGCAACTTCATCTTCGACAAGCTGCACAAGGTGGGCATCAAGACGCGCCGGCAGTGGCGCCGCTCCCAGTTCTGCGACATCAACATCCTGGCCATGTTCTGCAACGAGAACCGCGACCACATCAAGTCGCTCAACCGGCTGGACTTCATCACCAACGAGAGCGACCTCATGTACGACAACGTGGTGCGGCAGCTGCTGGCCGCGCTGGCCCAGTCCAACCACGACGCCACGCCCACCGTGCGCGACGCGGGGGTGCAGACGGCAGACCCCAGCGCCAACCCCGCCGAGCCCGACGGCGCCGCCGAGCCGCCCGTCGTCAAGCGGCCGCGCAGGAAGATGAAGTGGATCCCCACGGGCAACCCGCTGCCACAGCCCTTCAAGGAGCCGCTGGCCATCATGCGCGTGGACAACAGCAAGGCCGACAAGCCCAAGCCCGTGCGCCGCAAGACGGCCACGGACACGCTGATCGCGCCGCTGCTGGACGCGGGCGCGCGCGCCGCGCACCACTACAAGGGCGGCGGGGCCGACGCGGGGCCGGCGCCCGACAAGAAGCACGCGCGCCACTTCTCCCTGGACGTGCACCCCTACATCCTGGGCACCAAGAAGGCCAAGCCCGAGGCCGTGCCCGCCGCCGCCCTGCCCGCCTCCCGGAGCCAGGAAGGGGGTTTCCTGTCCCAGGCGGAGGAGTGCGCGCTGGGCTTGGCCGCAGCACCCACCAAAGGTAGGCGGCTGGGGACCCCCGGCCCCGGGGAAGGCAGCccccccgcctcccgcctcccCGCGCGGTTCTCTGCAGACCGGGCATCTGGGAAcctgtgtgggggcggggggctggggagggggagcagctgggTGGAAGAGGGGGCTGGGCGGCCAGGGGGCCGGCCTTGGGGCAGAAGGCAGGCGTGAGGGGCCCTGCCCAGCAGACAGGACGAGCGCTAGCAGGAGGGCCCGAGGGGACATGACAGGAGGTTGTTCAGGCTCTAGAGAAGATTCTGGAAATAGGCCCTGCTGCTCCTGAGGCGGTGGGAGGTTTGGCCCACGCGGGTTGGAGCCTGCAGAGAGGGTCTTGGGGCAGCCCCATGTGgctgaggaggcaggaggagggagaatcaAGCCCTCCCACGGCGCCTGGGGGGCCTGAGGCTGAGCGGGGTCCTCCGTGACCAGCCTCTGCCAGGCAGGGTCCGAGAGAGGGGGCAGGCGCGGGGGGAAGAGGTGGGCAACCTGTAGGGTGTGACCTGTCCCCGTCCTCGGCCGTTTGCAGACACTCCGCTCCCTGAGAAGGAGATCCTGTACCCAGCAGAGCCAGCCCGGGCCACGCTTCCTTCCGGGGGCCCATTTCACGTCTGCTCGCCCCCAGCGGCCCCCACCACGGCCCCTCTGTCGCCAGCCAGTCTGGGCAAAGCCGACCCCCTCGCCATCCTGAGCCGCAACGCCACGCACCCGCTACTGCACATCGGCACGCTGTACGAAGCCCGGGAAGAGGAGGACGGGGGTCCCCGCGCTGCCCCGGACGTGGGCAGCCTCATTGCCATCCCCCCCCCGCAGCAGATCCTCATCGCCACGTTCGACGAGCCGAGGACGGTAGTGAGTACCGTGGAGTTCTGAGGAACGGGGCTGCCCGGGCCACCGCCGTCCCCTCCGCGTGCCCAGGGAGCGCCGCTGACCCCAGCCCAACGTGGACGGGGCCCCTGCTTCACCCAGCACTGCCTGCCCCTCCTGGCCTCCTGTCCGCATGCCACAGGGCCGACACCTTGCCCACCCGGCCCCCAAGACAGCATCGCTGGCGTGCCGGATGGGCCGAGGGCTGGCCTTGAGCCCGGCGGAGCCCCCCCCCAACCAGCCAGAAAGGCCTGgagccgcccccccacccccaatcaggCACTCGGTTGCGAGgtgaagagtttatttttttagtcaaTTCTGTCTTGGGCCCAGGCTGAAGCAGGACAGCTCTGGTCCTGAGTCTGAAAGGAAGCTGGGGGTGATCCCACCACCAGGCCTGGCTGTGCCCCAGGGGCCGTGCTCAGGGCTCGCTCCTGCACTGGGAGGTGCCGGGGCCCCCTCCATCAGACCGACATGCACTTTCTCCCTGTCTCCCGACCTGCCTGTACTCTGCTTTACTATGATCACTGTAACTACCGAGTGTGCGCGCTGCCAGGCACAGGGCGGTGTGTGCATGGGTGCGTGACCGAGAGGACGAGGACGCCAGTgtgcatggatgtgtgtgtgagtgggcgTGAGCGTGGACGCACGGGGGTGTGATCGGGCACGGGGCTGAGACGGTGTGGACACCTGCGTGCAAGGCAAGAAATCCAACGCAATAACCATGTCCCCTCACCCAGGCCACCAGCCCCCCAACCGAGGCCCCACGTGGCTTCCCGTGGGCACCCAGGGCTGGCGCGGAGGGTCTGTCCCTATTACCTCAGCCACGGTGACAATGTGACAGTATTAACAAGGTAGCACCGAGcagatcaataaatattattctgATACAGCCTGAGTCCCGTGTGGTCCGTCCTGCGGGAGGCCGGTGCTCTGGCTGGCCTTCCTGCGTCTGGACGAGCTGCTTCCTGGTCACCTTGGGGGCCCTGCTGTACCCACCCTGAGGCAGGAGCACATGGCTGTCCCTTGCGGTTGACCTGCCATGACATCTGACTCTGAGGCTCTCATTCCGGGCCTATGGGGCAGATCAGGtgagccctgccctccctgcacTCACACACTCAGCAGAGGCAAAGGCGGGAGCCCCCAGGAGACTGACCCCTCCATCAAATGTGTGGGGAcgatcgcttctcggccttttggctaagatcaagtgcaaaTGTGTGGGGACAGGGGCCTGCTGGCTGCACTTAGGGGGACAGGGACACCAAGAACCCTTCCTGGAGGAGTTCCCCTTGATGTGGTTTGGGGGGGGCCCCCTCTGCTCCACGGACCTGGGGCAGGACTTCCTCACTGGGCCCAGGACTTGGGTGGGTCGAGGCTAGTCTTACGGGTACACCGGGGGCCACCTGGCCTTCGGTCCCCGGCTGGTGACCCCCATAACCTGACATGCTCTCCTTGGAGCCAGGTAGCTAGGACAGCCAGGCCAGAGACCTGTGGACCCTAGAGCCAGGGAGGGCTGCCCTCCCGTCGTAGG
Proteins encoded in this window:
- the PANX2 gene encoding pannexin-2 isoform X1 codes for the protein MHHLLEQSADMATALLAGEKLRELILPGAQDDKAGALAALLLQLKLELPFDRVVTIGTVLVPILLVTLVFTKNFAEEPIYCYTPHNFTRDQALYARGYCWTELRDALPGVDASLWPSLFEHKLLPYSLLAFAAIMYVPALGWEFLASTRLTSELNFLLQEIDNCYHRAAEGRAPKIEKQIQSKGPGITERERREIIENAEKEKSPEQNLFEKYLERRGRSNFLAKLYLARHLLILLLSVAPISYLCTYYATQKQNEFTCALGASPDGPAGGGPAVRVNCKLPSVQLQRIVAGVDIVLLCAMNLIILVNLIHLFIFRKSNFIFDKLHKVGIKTRRQWRRSQFCDINILAMFCNENRDHIKSLNRLDFITNESDLMYDNVVRQLLAALAQSNHDATPTVRDAGVQTADPSANPAEPDGAAEPPVVKRPRRKMKWIPTGNPLPQPFKEPLAIMRVDNSKADKPKPVRRKTATDTLIAPLLDAGARAAHHYKGGGADAGPAPDKKHARHFSLDVHPYILGTKKAKPEAVPAAALPASRSQEGGFLSQAEECALGLAAAPTKDTPLPEKEILYPAEPARATLPSGGPFHVCSPPAAPTTAPLSPASLGKADPLAILSRNATHPLLHIGTLYEAREEEDGGPRAAPDVGSLIAIPPPQQILIATFDEPRTVVSTVEF
- the PANX2 gene encoding pannexin-2 isoform X3, which translates into the protein MYVPALGWEFLASTRLTSELNFLLQEIDNCYHRAAEGRAPKIEKQIQSKGPGITERERREIIENAEKEKSPEQNLFEKYLERRGRSNFLAKLYLARHLLILLLSVAPISYLCTYYATQKQNEFTCALGASPDGPAGGGPAVRVNCKLPSVQLQRIVAGVDIVLLCAMNLIILVNLIHLFIFRKSNFIFDKLHKVGIKTRRQWRRSQFCDINILAMFCNENRDHIKSLNRLDFITNESDLMYDNVVRQLLAALAQSNHDATPTVRDAGVQTADPSANPAEPDGAAEPPVVKRPRRKMKWIPTGNPLPQPFKEPLAIMRVDNSKADKPKPVRRKTATDTLIAPLLDAGARAAHHYKGGGADAGPAPDKKHARHFSLDVHPYILGTKKAKPEAVPAAALPASRSQEGGFLSQAEECALGLAAAPTKDTPLPEKEILYPAEPARATLPSGGPFHVCSPPAAPTTAPLSPASLGKADPLAILSRNATHPLLHIGTLYEAREEEDGGPRAAPDVGSLIAIPPPQQILIATFDEPRTVVSTVEF
- the PANX2 gene encoding pannexin-2 isoform X2, which codes for MGRRVLQMSSSPAQGTASCFFLKEPEEPIYCYTPHNFTRDQALYARGYCWTELRDALPGVDASLWPSLFEHKLLPYSLLAFAAIMYVPALGWEFLASTRLTSELNFLLQEIDNCYHRAAEGRAPKIEKQIQSKGPGITERERREIIENAEKEKSPEQNLFEKYLERRGRSNFLAKLYLARHLLILLLSVAPISYLCTYYATQKQNEFTCALGASPDGPAGGGPAVRVNCKLPSVQLQRIVAGVDIVLLCAMNLIILVNLIHLFIFRKSNFIFDKLHKVGIKTRRQWRRSQFCDINILAMFCNENRDHIKSLNRLDFITNESDLMYDNVVRQLLAALAQSNHDATPTVRDAGVQTADPSANPAEPDGAAEPPVVKRPRRKMKWIPTGNPLPQPFKEPLAIMRVDNSKADKPKPVRRKTATDTLIAPLLDAGARAAHHYKGGGADAGPAPDKKHARHFSLDVHPYILGTKKAKPEAVPAAALPASRSQEGGFLSQAEECALGLAAAPTKDTPLPEKEILYPAEPARATLPSGGPFHVCSPPAAPTTAPLSPASLGKADPLAILSRNATHPLLHIGTLYEAREEEDGGPRAAPDVGSLIAIPPPQQILIATFDEPRTVVSTVEF